The window GACTTCGAACTTTATTGCGATTGGAAGATCAAGCCGAAGGGTGACAGCGGCATTTATCTCCGCGGCACGCCGCAGGTGCAGATCTGGGATCCCGCCGACGAAGCCCAGCTAAAAAACGGCGCCGATAAGGGCTCGGGCAGCTTGTGGAACAATCAGAAGAACGATCGCTTCCCCAAGGTGAAAGCCGACAACCCGATTGGCGAGTGGAACACGTTCCACATCAAGATGGTCGGCGACAAAGTAGTCATTCATCTCAATGGACAGTTGGTGACCGACACCGTCCTCGAGAACTACTGGGACCGTAGCATTCCCTGCTACGAGACCGGCCCGATCGAGCTGCAGAACCACGGTAACACGCTCTACTTCCGCAATATCTTCATCAAAGAGCTGTAGGAATTGCGGTTGGCGGTTCGAAGACTTACGGTGCATGCATCCCATCCATCTTTGCAGGTGGATGGGATTTTTCGGCATGTGGTTTGAACTGTTGGCGTTTTGTGGAGAAGACTCGTAGAATCAAGGGAGCCCACCTGCCGGAACAGACGTGGGCTCATTGCGTCTTTCTGGGCTAGAGAGACGACAGGAGGCGAGCGATGCTGAAACATGGCGATAACTCGTTGCCGGAGGTGGAACCACCGCCGATCGCCGCTCATTGGCTCGCCGACCTTGAGGATGTTGTGTTTGAGGATCTTGAGGTCGAGGCGCCGCCGATCGCTGAGTCGCCCGTGGAAGAGCCTCCGATCGCGGAGCCGCCGGTTGCTCAACCACCGCTCGTTGAGCTCGCTACAGCAGTCGATGATTTGCCGATTGAGGAGCCGCCGATCGCGGCCGATGTGATCTCGCTGGAACTGCCCGCTGCCGAGTTGCCAGTCACCGAGACTGCAGACTCTGAACAGGACGAAACTACGGCAGATGCTGAAGATGCCTCGTTGATCGACGAATCGCCTGCTGAAGGCGATGAGCCTTTGGACTTGCCCGAAATCCAGGCCGAAAACCGCAGGCTCTATTACGAAGACGTTCCAGAAACTTCCGAATCCTGGTTTCGTCGCCATATCAGTTTCGTTGGCAGCCTAGCCGTGCATCTCACCTTGATGCTCTGTCTGGCAGCTTACCTGCGGGACCATCTTCCCGCGAAGGCGCAGCCCAGCGACTTCGTATTTGCCGACGACTATGAGCAGCCGGTGCCGGTCGTCGAGATGGCTCCGCTGGTGAGCGATGCGTCGGCCTCTTCGGATTCGGAAGATCCCAGCGAAGCTGTTTCTGACGCGCTCGAGGTTGCCAACACGGCTGATCTGAATCCCACGCCAGAGGAAGCCGTCAGCGTCGAATTCACGCCCGACGTTTCCCTCGGCAGCCTGAACACTCCGCTGAATCTACCCAACGTGGTGCAGGGATTTGGATTGAGCGCGGATTCGAAAACGCAAATGCTCGCTCCCTTACGCGGCGCGGGCCCAACCGGCGCTGGTGGTGGCGGCGGTGGCAACGGCTTCGGGGCCGATTCCGGTTTGCTCCGACAATTCACGCAGCGACTCGACAAGGCCGGCGCCAAGAGTGGCGATGTGCAGATTTCGCTTATCTGGGACAATTACAACGACCTCGATCTGCATGTCTTCACTCCTCGCGGCGAGAACATCTTTTTCGGCCATCGGCGCTCGCGCTGCCGCGGCGAGCTCGACGTCGATATGAACGCGGGTGGCGCGATGACTCGCGAACCGGTCGAGAATATCTACTGGGGCAATGGAAAAGCGCCGCTCGGCAAGTACAAGGTCGCTGTGCACCATTTCCGCAATCACGGCGATCCCGATCCCACCAAGTATGAGTTGCGGGTGGTCGTCGATGGCGAGACCAAGGTGATTAAAGGCGAGACAAGCTCTGGCAATCCGCGGCTGATCGTGTACGAGTTCGAGCGCGGCGCTAACAAGAATCCGCCTACGCCCAGAGGACCGAGCCGCAATTCACCGGCCACGCCCGATGACTCGGCCATTCTGAGTTCGACCCTTTCGGCGCCTTAGCCAGCGTCTGCAAACGGCTAGGACATTCTGTCGTGCTGAAAAGCGTGCGCATTTCGGTCAAGGATTTTATTGCCACAAATGGTTGACCGTGGCTAGCAGCAGCTACTAGATTGACGCGCTGCAGGGTCATTCGCCGCGCGGCTTGCGGGGGCAAGCGACGAGAGTCGGCATCGAAGAGTCAGTGCGCGGCGAAGCAACCACTTATCTACGCGTGTTCACGCAGGGAGTCTCATCACAGCACTGAGTGAGGGCTACGGTTATGCTCGTCCGTGAAATTCTTGGTCAAAAAGGGCATGCGGTTTTTTCCTGTCATCCCGACGACACACTGGCCGATGTCGTCGCAAGTTTGATGCAGCGAAATTGTGGTTCACTCGTGGTGCTCGACGGCGATGAACTCGCCGGGATCATTACCGAGCGCGATATTCTGCGAAGCTGTGCCGAAACGCGCGGCCCGCTCGACTTTGTGCAAGTCAGCGAACGAATGACTTGCGACCCAATCACCGCCCGTCTCGACGACGAGGTCGAAGGGGTGATGGGCGTCATGACCGAACGCCGCATCCGCCATCTGCCGGTTATCGAAAACGGCCGGTTGTGCGGCATGATTTCAATCGGCGATGTGGTGAAGGCACAGCACAACGAGTTGTGCCAAGAGAACCACTATCTCAAGACATACATCCTGAGTTAGCGAAGTTTCGGCAGGTTCTCACTTCGTGAGAATCAGTTTTCCCGCCGCCGTGATTCGTAAGCGATAGCGCTGGTCGCCGTGTTGAATCCAGATTTCACGGCGGCCGGCGAAGAGTTCTTCGGCAGGGATAATCCGCACCGGCTCATTAGTCGTGGCGGCCGCGGCAGGAAGCTCTCGATCGTTATTAGGGGCAGGCGGGGTTTGCATTCGGCATGCCACGGCAATTCATGCGCCCGAAAACTGCCGTGGCTGCGGATTGGCAGCCAGCAGGCAAAAAAAGGCGATTCTGCCAGCAGCGTTGAAACCATCGGCTGCGAGTTATGTCGATTGCGCGAACATCGGCGTCGCTTACGTCGACGGCACTGGCGTCCGGTCAATTCTGGCCATGCTTGACCGTCCGATGGTCAGCGATCAAAACGGGGAGATGGCAAAAACCACTTCCCAATCGCGGCGAATTCTCCTCACCGGCGTTACCCGCGGCCTCGGTCGCGCGCTACTCACGAAATTTGCTGAGGCCGGACATATCGTGCTCGGTTGTGGACGATCAGAGCAGCTCGTCGCCCAATTGCGAAAAGACTTTCCCGCGCCGCACCACTTCACTGCGCTTGATGTTGCTAATGAAGCCGCCGTTGGTCGCTGGGCGACAGATTTACTGAGCCAAGGTGAGCCGCCCGACCTGCTGATCAATAACGCTGCCATCATCAACCCGAATGCGCCGCTGTGGGAAGTTTCGCCGGCAGACTTCGACGATATCATGCGCGTGAACGTCAATGGCGTGTTTTATGTGCTGCGGCACTTTGTGCCCGCCATGATTGAGCGCGGCCGCGGTGTGATCGTGAATCTTAGTTCCGGCTGGGGACGCTCGACCTCTCCCGATGTCGCTCCGTATTGCGCGACGAAGTATGCCATCGAAGGATTGACGCACGCGCTCGCTCAAGAGTTGCCGTCGGGGATGGCAGCGATTCCGCTCAACCCAGGCGTGATCAATACCGAACTACTGCAAAGCTGTTTTGCCGAACACGCTGGCAGTTATCCATCGCCAGAGCGGTGGTCAGAGCGAGCGGCGCCCTACATTCTCAATCTGTCGGCCCGCGATAATGGTCAGTCACGCAGCGTGCAATAGTTGCCTAAGGGCGGCGACGTCAGTTCGTATCCGAATTGACATTCTTCAGCGCTTTGACGACCGCTTCCGCCGTTTGCAGACGATTGTTGGGCTCCGCCGCAATGCACTGCATGATGACACGGGCGAGCGTCTTATTGAGGTTCGGCACGAGTTCCAAAATTTCCTGGGGCGGGCGGGCATCGTGTTGCAGCGCGCCTTTGCCTGTGGTGTCGCCCGAAGGCCAGGGGAATTCGTTGCTGCAGAGTTGATACGACGTCACGCCGAAGGAAAAAATGTCGACGCGCTGATCGGTCGGTTTGCGGCGGACGATCTCGGGCGCCATGTACAGCGGCGTGCCGGTGCGATTGCCGGGCAGAAAGTATTCTTTCTTCGCCGGCACCGTCAGACCAAAATCGATCAGCTTCAGCGAGTCGCACTCCGGGCTGACGATAAAGTTGCGTGGGCAAATATCGCGATGAATGAAACCAGCCCGGTGAACGGCATCGATCGATTCGGCCATCTCGCGAACCAGTTCATGATGATGCCCAGCCAGTTTGGGCTCGACCTGCTTGAGTAGCACGTTCATGCCCGTGCCGGGGACGAATTCCATCAGGATGTAATGCCTGCCGTCCTTGGCTACACCGAATTCAAACGTATCGACGATCCGCGGATGCTTCAGCTGCGCCGCGATGGCCCCTTCGCTGGGCTTGTTGAGCCCCTTGAATCGGGCTTCAAACGCAACCATCTTTTCCGTATCGAGAATTTTCAGCCCGATGATTTTGCCGGATCGATGATCGCGGGCCATGTGAAAGTTCGACATCGTGCCGTTGATCGCTTCGCGCAAGATCTCGAAGCGCTCGCCGATGTCGGTGCGTGAATCCGTGAACAGATCACGCAAAGAATTGAAAAAACTCGCCATAAGAAAAGAAGCAACCTGGCGCCTGAATCTCTCCTGTTTGTCCCTGCTCTCACTCTAGGCTGACCGAGCCGCCGCAACAAGCCGTTGCCACCCTTCCCCGATTTCTTTTGGCAAGGCGGCTGCCGTTTAGGTAAAAAGTTGTTGATACTTTTTCCGCTGGTTTGCCTGCCCATGCCAACCGAACTTGCCGCGTTTCAGTCTGCCTCAGCCCGGGCCGATACTACGCGCCAATCGTTGTATCAGCCTTGCGTGCTGTTGCTCGCTGCCGTCGCGGCAGGCATGGTTTGCGATCGCTACTTTCCACTCGGGCCGCGGTTGTGGTTCTGCTGTTCGCTGGCCACGGCTGCGCTGTGGTGCCTGGCTTGGTGGAAACGCCGCGAACTGATCGCCGCCGGACTGCTGCTGTCGGCTGCCTTTCTAGCCGGTGGCGCGTGGCATCATGATCAATGGCGACTGGTGCGCGACGACGAAGTGGGGCTACGCATCACCGAGGAAATCCGTCCGCTCGTCTGCGAAGCCGTCGCACTCACCTCGCCGCGCTGGTCTCCCGCGCCGCCGTTGTCGCCGCTCCGGACGATTCCGAAAGGTGACGAAACGGAACTCCTTGTCGAGTTGCGGAGCATTCGAGACGGAGGCACCTGGCGCTCGGCTAGTGGCTACGCCCAGCTCGACGTCGAAGGCCATCTGCTGAATGTGCGGGCCGGCGATCGAATCCGTTTGATGGTCCTCGCCAGCCAACCGATGAAACCGCTCAACCCGGGCGAGTTCGATTACAACGCCCACGAGCGGAGCCGGCGTGTCTTCTGCCGCATGCGCGGATTATTTCCCGAGAGTGTCAGCCTGGTTGAGCGCGGCTCGTGGTGGTCGTGGCGACTTTGGCTGTCGCGGCTGCGCGAAGCGGGCAACAGTACGCTTCGTGAGCACATCCATCCTCGCCGCTCGACGCTGGCGGCGGCCATTCTCATCGGTGCGCGAGAGCAGCTTGATCCGGAGCGAAATGAAGGGTTCCTAGTTACTGGAACGATCCATGTCCTGTCCATCTCTGGGCTTCATGTCGGCATCCTCGCGTATGGTTTTTGGACTCTGTTTCGCACCGGCTTGTTTCCCCGCCGGCCAATGTTATGGGCCGCAATTGGGTTGACGATTTTGTATTGCCTGCTGACCGACTCGCAACCGCCGATCGTGCGCGCGACGATCCTGATCGTGGCCGTCTGTATTTCGCTTTTCTGGGGACGTCCCGCGCTCGGCATGAATACGCTGGCGTTCGCGGGACTGGTGGTGCTGGTGCTGACACCGGCTGCGCTCTTTCAAGCGGGACCGCAACTCTCGTTTCTCTCCGTAGCCGCGATGATTCTCTTCGCTCCCTGGCTCACGAAGCGCGTCGAATACGATCCGCTCGATTTGCTCATCGCTCGCTCGCGTCCTTGGTACCAGCGCGCGGTCGCCGCTGTTGTTGGCGAATTCTATCGCGTGTGGCTGTCAATCTGCATGGAGAGCGTCATAATCGCAGCCTTGCTGTGGCTCTGGAACGTGAGGCCGAACAGCTGACCGTGGCCGCTGCCGTGATCGAAGACTTTCCCTTTGCCCGTCGGTTCGCCGAACCGCTCATTGATCCTGAAACGGTCAATGCGGCGGCAGAATATTTTCGCTTGTCGCCGGTCGCTTGAATTGATGCAGAGCCTACGAGGGCTGCTGCTCCCTTGCCGTGCAAGGAAGCAGCAGCCGCAATCGTCACTGATGATGTGAGCGCTGCTTGTCCCTTTGCGACTCGATGACCTCAAACTGATGTTGATCCTGAAACGGAAATTGAAGCGGCTGCGTGTTGGACTCGATGGGCCAACTGGGTCATTGTCCCAGTTGTGGACATCGCAGCGGCTGCTGGCTTTGTGGCTGTTGGTTCTGCTTCGACACTTGCCGCACAGGCCAAGATCGCCTGACCATGAACGACCGAAGTACAAGCCGCCGAGAGAGTCGCAGCGCCGGTTATGGCGGCGGCAGCAACCTTTCCTCTGATCGCTTCCACACTGCACGAAGCGCTGACCACGATTGCAGATGAAGCAGCCTTCACATTAAGTGAATTAGCCGTCAATGAAGCGACTGCCGTGAGCGATGCCGCTCCCTTGGCGGTCACCGTTGCTTTTGCGGTAGTCGTCGCAGTTACCGTCAGCGAAGCAACACCGAATTTCCCTTGCGATCCTGCGGCGGTTAAGGCCGCTGATGCGGTGAGGGCTGACGAACCTTTGCCCGACAAGTGAGCTGCACTTGAGACTGTGGCACTTGTCGTAAGCGAAATTGCTCCCTTAGAGGTCTCCAAGTCTTGTTCCCGCACAACGAAGTAATCGCTGTTCAGGATATAGACGTGGAACTTGGTGGCATCCTCGCTCACCGCTGCACCCTTGTACTGCCCGTCGTCGCTATCCTGCAACGACTTCCAATTGATGTCTTTCGACATAACACAACTCCTATAACTAGGAACACAAAATCGAAAGCGACAGCAACGTGCCGACGCATCAAACCCACAGTTACTCGCCGTCGCCCTCGACGTACTCAACGCCCAACAGGGTTTCTTCGCCGAGTTCGTCGATCATTTCTTGTACGGTGCTGAGTCCGTCTTCCAGACGTTCCATCAAGTGCTGGAGAGTGTCCTGCCGCCAACCGTTGCGGCTAGGACAGTCTTTCTGCCAGCCGATCAGCGTGTCAGCGACAGCGGCGATTTCCGAGCCGCAGCGGTCGGCGATTTCGTCCGCCACTGAGTGAACTCTTGTCGCAGGAGCGACCTTCGCCACCGGCTTGCTAGCCTTTGTCTTGCGAGTCTTCTTACCAGTCATCACCGCAACCGATTGAGCCTTACCCATAACCACAACCCTCCCTCGAATGCCTCGTGCGACTCGGCCCAACCACTTGGTTGAGAACACCGATTCGCACCATTTCCACGCCCGTCGTTCGGTCGGGCGTGGCGTGGCGCTAACGCCCGTCGCTGTTTCTCTAAAACCGCCTGAACGGGGGAAAGTGGGCGAGTTTTCGTCTCTCACACGCCACGCACGTAGACACCCGTCGCCAACGCCCGAAAACCACTCGTTGGGTGGGGTTGCTGTAAGGTTTGGCGGAAAAATGTCACCCAAAATTTTGGGTTAGAGGGGTCAGATTGACCCCTTGCCCCAGCGCATGAAGAAACCCTCGCCGACCTCTCGGCGAGGGTTTTAATTACGACATCTTGTATGGCTGATCGAACCCAAAATTTTGGGTTACTCGCTGCCCTGCTTCGCCCGTTCGGCTTCTCGCTGTGCCTATTCTCGGCGCTCGGCTGATTCAGAGGCGCAGCCACAAAGCCAACCAGCAAACAACCGCCGCAACCGCAAATTGGAATCATGCCGAGCAGAGACAGCGCCAACACGACGCCGAGAGTCGCACCAAAGCCTTTGCCCACTGAATTGTCAGTCATCGTTCTGCCTCCCTTTCGAGTTTGAAAAATCGAAACGGGAAACAGCTTGGCGGGAGAGGGAGAAGAAGTCTGGTGGCAGCGCAAAAGAAAACCCGCTCGGATCGCTCCGAGCGGGTTGAGGAAACCCAAAATTTTGGGTTTTGGTTAGCGGGGTTTCCTCGGCAATCGAAGCGTTCGTGTAGATTCGCCCTTGTTCAAGCCTGCGGCCTTTAAGGCGTGTTCCGGCGGATCGCCGACTACAATCACCCGGTAACCGCCGCCTCGGAAGTTGACGCCGAGGATCGCTGCCTTGTCTTTGCCTTTACCGTACAGGAAGCAAATGATTTCTCTGACGAGTTCCGAAATCAGCATCCGCAGTTTGCTCCGAAGTTGATACCTCGTTGAATCGTCGGCCTGTGCAAGGAGGTCGATAATCTCGTGGGTGTCAGCAAGGCTTCGCTGTGCAGGCGCAACATTACTTTGCCGCCTCGCCGCCTCTGCCTCGGCTTCGGCGGCTTTCCTTTGCGATTCAAGCCTAACCATCATCTTTGCGAGAATGCCGGTGTCGCCGTCCGAGTCCAGCATGGCGGATTCAAGGTCAAAGAGCTTTTTCTCGCACTGCGCCAACTTCGCTTCTGCTGCGATCATCGTGTCGTGAGCGGTGCATGTTTCGCCTTGCAAATCGGCCGCTTTGATTTCCCGCATGTGCTTGAGAAACGCCTGCTCTACTCGGTCGTAGTTGATGCAGCCCGTCTCTTTGCCATCAAAGCGGCGCTCAATCAGATACTTGAACCGATGCATCTCGCCGCTTGTCGATTTGCGGCTTTTGTCCATGACGATCATCGGATTGCCACGATGCCGAATCAATGTGCGGAATAAACTCGTGACACAATTCTGCCTGCTCGCTGGGGTTCGCTTTAGCCGCTTAACCCGTGGAACAGTGTCTTTCGGGCGATTAGTGTTTCGTCCAATCTGATTGTGGCAGTCACGCCGCTTCAATTCTGCCTGCACCCGATAGAAGGACTCATCGCTGATTACTCGGGGGTAATAGGTCAGCAGCGGTTCGCCCTCAGGCTTCCGTCCGCCGTCTTCATCAACAACGTGTGGTTGATATTCTCCGATTACCGCACGGCTTGTGAGAATCGTCTGAATCATTGGCTGCGACCACGCAGGCGAATGTCCTTTCCGCCTCTGGAAGGTTGGTGTTTTCAATCGGTTGAGTTCAACCGCAATCTTTGTTTGGGAAAGTCCGCTTAGCGATAACTCGAAAACACGCTTCACAACTTCCGAACGCTCGGCATTGATTAGCCACCGCTGTCTATCCTCGGAAGGCTCTAGCCAGAATGGGCCTATGCCTGCAATTCGCTTCTCGGTCGCTTTCTTCCTGCGGCTTACCCATGAGTGCTTGAGCATCTCAGACTTGCGGGCGCTTTCCGCATGCGCTCGATAGAACTCCATCGCCATAAGCATTTTTTCCATCGGGCTTGCGTTCGGATGCACGATGGTTTCACGGAAGGCAATCGAAACGCCCTCCTTCAAGATCGCATTCACGAGCGGCAGCGCTTCATCGAATGACAGGCGAGAAAATCGGTCAAAGTTTTCACAGAGGAGCCAACTGCCTTTCGGAATCCTTCCCTTCTTGCACGCTTCGATGAAGACGCCCAACTTGCCTTTCGTGGCATTCTTGCCACGAAAGGCGCTGACTCCCATATCTCGTAAATCGAGCGAGTCGTCTAACTCGATGTTGTATCGCTCGCACAGGCGGTCTCGTCGATCATTCTGCCTCGCAAGTGAGTCACCTAAAATTTGGTCAGGCGTACTCCAGCGAATGTATTCGTAGCCTCTAATCTTGGGCGTGGACTCGGCGGCGGAACTAGCAGAAATTTTGCGCATAAATAGGAACTCCTACAGGGTGAGGGGCTAGCCTAGCGAAAGCGCATCCGAAATCTGATGCCAGAATTTCCGCTCGGCCCTGTAGGGCTTTCCGATTCCACTAGAGTTTTAATTGAATTTCCCGATGGGCAGAACATGCTCTACGACGCTGGCAAGCTCGGTTCGCCGACAGGAGCGGCCAGGCCGATCTCAGCAGTGCTCTGGTCACGCGGCATCACACGGATCGATGCGCTGATGATCTCGCATGCCGACTCGGATCACTTCAACGCGATCCCCGAATTGCTGCAGAAGTACACGGTGAGCAAGATTTTTGTCTCGCCGTTCATGCTCGAAGAACTCGATCAGCCCGCCGTGAAGGTGCTGAAAACCGCGATCGATAAGTGGGACGTGAAGGTCGATACGCTCTCGGCGAGCGACAAGTTGCACGTTGGCGACGTATCGATGGAGATTCTTCACCCACCACCGCTCGGCGTGATCGGCAGTGATAACGCCAATAGTCTCGTGCTGCTCATTGAATATCAAGGACGCAAAGTGCTGCTCCCCGGCGATCTGGAATCGCCCGGTCTTGAAGATGTTCTCGCTGAGTTGCCGATCGACACTGATTTGCTAATGGCTCCGCATCATGGCTCGACACGCTCGAATCCACGCGGCTTTGGTAATTGGTGTCGTCCGGAGCACGTCGTTCTTTCGGGCAGTCACGATGTCGAAGAAATTCCCGCCATCGACTCGGTGAAGCAAGCCTACGGCCAGATCGGCAGCCAGGTTTATCACACCGCCGAAACCGGCTGCATTCGGTTCAACATCACAGCAGCTGGCGTGAAGGTGGAAACGTTTCGGCAACCGTAGGTGAGTCAAGCGGCCGGTTCTACGGGCTGTGCCGATTGTGACGGTTATCTCTCCCCAGCACGACATCTCTTACGCACGCTGGAAAAACCTACATTTGCGAATCATTTCGCGTTGTACTAACGGCCGTTACCGCCTTTTCGGGTGCGACCAGGTGTTTCATGTCTGCTGCCGCTGATCGCAATTTGCTGTTTGGCATTCTGGCTCTCCAGCTCGATTTCATTACGCGCGAGCAGTTGATTGCGGGAATGCAGAACTGGGTGCTGCATAAAGAACAACCGTTGGCCGATTTGCTCGCGACTGCCGGCGCGCTCTCGGTGCAGGATCGCACGACACTCGAAGCCGTGGTCGAACGCCACTTGGAAAAGCACGGCAACTGCCCACAACAGAGCCTGGCCGCGGTGAATTGCGATGGCACGGTCAAGCAAGAGTTGACGCTCTTCTCAGATCCGCATATTGATGCCAGCCTGCCGCATATCGGAACGGCGAAACCAGTGGCGAGCGACCGCTTTGCCACGATTGCGCCGGCCCAAGCGAACGAAGCTCGTTTTCAAATCCTGCGACCCCATGCCGAAGGTGGTCTCGGCAAGGTCTTCGTCGCGCGTGATGGTGAACTCAATCGCGAGGTGGCGCTGAAGGAAATCCAGCCGCACTACGCCAACGATCAATACGCCCGCGCGCGATTCACTGTTGAAGCCGAAATCACCGGTCGGCTGGAGCATCCGGGGATTGTTCCGGTGTATGGTCTCGGAACGTATGCCGACGGCCGACCTTATTACGCGATGCGTTTCATCCGTGGCGAGAGCCTGAAGGAAGCCATTGCCCGCTATCACGAACCGCAGTCTGGCAAGACGCCTCGCAGCGAACGCGCTGTCGAGCTACGGCAGTTGCTCGGGCGGTTCATCGACGTGTGCCAGGCCGTCCAATATGCCCATGACCGTGGCGTGCTTCATCGCGATCTAAAGCCCGCGAACGTGATGCTTGGCAAGTATGGCGAAACGCTGGTGGTCGACTGGGGCCTGGCCAAGGCCGAGGGGAAAAACATCGAGCCGTGCGAATGGCATGGCGAGTCGCAGCTCGTGCCGGCTTCGGGGAGCGAAGTCGAACCGACGCAAATGGGAACGATGGTTGGCACGCTGCAGTACATGAGCCCGGAGCAAGCGATTGGCCGTATGGATCTGCTTGGGCCAGCGACAGATGTCTTTGCTCTCGGCGCGACGCTCTATCATCTGCTCACCGGTCAGGCGCCTTATCAAGGGACGCAGCGCGACGAAGTGATTGCAGCCGTCCGTGAGGCAACCTTTCCCTTGCCGCGGCAAATCAACAAGCAAGTCCCGCCGCCGCTCGAATCGATCTGCTTGAAAGCCCTCGAAGCCGACCCCACGCGGCGGTACGCCTCGGCCGGCGATCTGATGAAAGATATCGAGCGCTGGATGGCCGAAGAATCGGTCGACGCGCACCATGAATCGTTTTGGGAACGCCTGGATCGTTGGAAGCGAAAGCGCCCGAATGTTGTGGCCGGCATTCGCGCCGCTTTGATCATTGCCATTCTCGGCTCGTGCTTCGGCGCGCTGGTGATGCAAGGAATGAACGATCGATTGGCCACGGCCAACGCTGATCTCGAAGAAGCTTGCCGCCGTGCGTACGAAGGAATGAAAGAGGCCAACCTCGAGCGCGAGCGGAGCCACAGCACGACTCACTTCTT is drawn from Anatilimnocola floriformis and contains these coding sequences:
- a CDS encoding recombinase family protein: MRKISASSAAESTPKIRGYEYIRWSTPDQILGDSLARQNDRRDRLCERYNIELDDSLDLRDMGVSAFRGKNATKGKLGVFIEACKKGRIPKGSWLLCENFDRFSRLSFDEALPLVNAILKEGVSIAFRETIVHPNASPMEKMLMAMEFYRAHAESARKSEMLKHSWVSRRKKATEKRIAGIGPFWLEPSEDRQRWLINAERSEVVKRVFELSLSGLSQTKIAVELNRLKTPTFQRRKGHSPAWSQPMIQTILTSRAVIGEYQPHVVDEDGGRKPEGEPLLTYYPRVISDESFYRVQAELKRRDCHNQIGRNTNRPKDTVPRVKRLKRTPASRQNCVTSLFRTLIRHRGNPMIVMDKSRKSTSGEMHRFKYLIERRFDGKETGCINYDRVEQAFLKHMREIKAADLQGETCTAHDTMIAAEAKLAQCEKKLFDLESAMLDSDGDTGILAKMMVRLESQRKAAEAEAEAARRQSNVAPAQRSLADTHEIIDLLAQADDSTRYQLRSKLRMLISELVREIICFLYGKGKDKAAILGVNFRGGGYRVIVVGDPPEHALKAAGLNKGESTRTLRLPRKPR
- a CDS encoding YfaP family protein → MLKHGDNSLPEVEPPPIAAHWLADLEDVVFEDLEVEAPPIAESPVEEPPIAEPPVAQPPLVELATAVDDLPIEEPPIAADVISLELPAAELPVTETADSEQDETTADAEDASLIDESPAEGDEPLDLPEIQAENRRLYYEDVPETSESWFRRHISFVGSLAVHLTLMLCLAAYLRDHLPAKAQPSDFVFADDYEQPVPVVEMAPLVSDASASSDSEDPSEAVSDALEVANTADLNPTPEEAVSVEFTPDVSLGSLNTPLNLPNVVQGFGLSADSKTQMLAPLRGAGPTGAGGGGGGNGFGADSGLLRQFTQRLDKAGAKSGDVQISLIWDNYNDLDLHVFTPRGENIFFGHRRSRCRGELDVDMNAGGAMTREPVENIYWGNGKAPLGKYKVAVHHFRNHGDPDPTKYELRVVVDGETKVIKGETSSGNPRLIVYEFERGANKNPPTPRGPSRNSPATPDDSAILSSTLSAP
- a CDS encoding serine/threonine protein kinase, producing the protein MASFFNSLRDLFTDSRTDIGERFEILREAINGTMSNFHMARDHRSGKIIGLKILDTEKMVAFEARFKGLNKPSEGAIAAQLKHPRIVDTFEFGVAKDGRHYILMEFVPGTGMNVLLKQVEPKLAGHHHELVREMAESIDAVHRAGFIHRDICPRNFIVSPECDSLKLIDFGLTVPAKKEYFLPGNRTGTPLYMAPEIVRRKPTDQRVDIFSFGVTSYQLCSNEFPWPSGDTTGKGALQHDARPPQEILELVPNLNKTLARVIMQCIAAEPNNRLQTAEAVVKALKNVNSDTN
- a CDS encoding ComEC/Rec2 family competence protein, with amino-acid sequence MPTELAAFQSASARADTTRQSLYQPCVLLLAAVAAGMVCDRYFPLGPRLWFCCSLATAALWCLAWWKRRELIAAGLLLSAAFLAGGAWHHDQWRLVRDDEVGLRITEEIRPLVCEAVALTSPRWSPAPPLSPLRTIPKGDETELLVELRSIRDGGTWRSASGYAQLDVEGHLLNVRAGDRIRLMVLASQPMKPLNPGEFDYNAHERSRRVFCRMRGLFPESVSLVERGSWWSWRLWLSRLREAGNSTLREHIHPRRSTLAAAILIGAREQLDPERNEGFLVTGTIHVLSISGLHVGILAYGFWTLFRTGLFPRRPMLWAAIGLTILYCLLTDSQPPIVRATILIVAVCISLFWGRPALGMNTLAFAGLVVLVLTPAALFQAGPQLSFLSVAAMILFAPWLTKRVEYDPLDLLIARSRPWYQRAVAAVVGEFYRVWLSICMESVIIAALLWLWNVRPNS
- the hemP gene encoding hemin uptake protein HemP, which codes for MQTPPAPNNDRELPAAAATTNEPVRIIPAEELFAGRREIWIQHGDQRYRLRITAAGKLILTK
- a CDS encoding SDR family oxidoreductase, producing the protein MKPSAASYVDCANIGVAYVDGTGVRSILAMLDRPMVSDQNGEMAKTTSQSRRILLTGVTRGLGRALLTKFAEAGHIVLGCGRSEQLVAQLRKDFPAPHHFTALDVANEAAVGRWATDLLSQGEPPDLLINNAAIINPNAPLWEVSPADFDDIMRVNVNGVFYVLRHFVPAMIERGRGVIVNLSSGWGRSTSPDVAPYCATKYAIEGLTHALAQELPSGMAAIPLNPGVINTELLQSCFAEHAGSYPSPERWSERAAPYILNLSARDNGQSRSVQ
- a CDS encoding ComEC/Rec2 family competence protein; amino-acid sequence: MPEFPLGPVGLSDSTRVLIEFPDGQNMLYDAGKLGSPTGAARPISAVLWSRGITRIDALMISHADSDHFNAIPELLQKYTVSKIFVSPFMLEELDQPAVKVLKTAIDKWDVKVDTLSASDKLHVGDVSMEILHPPPLGVIGSDNANSLVLLIEYQGRKVLLPGDLESPGLEDVLAELPIDTDLLMAPHHGSTRSNPRGFGNWCRPEHVVLSGSHDVEEIPAIDSVKQAYGQIGSQVYHTAETGCIRFNITAAGVKVETFRQP
- a CDS encoding CBS domain-containing protein, with protein sequence MLVREILGQKGHAVFSCHPDDTLADVVASLMQRNCGSLVVLDGDELAGIITERDILRSCAETRGPLDFVQVSERMTCDPITARLDDEVEGVMGVMTERRIRHLPVIENGRLCGMISIGDVVKAQHNELCQENHYLKTYILS
- a CDS encoding 3-keto-disaccharide hydrolase codes for the protein MKVSLIIGAAIASLLLVSLTSFAQETKPQNTPPEGFTALFNGKDLTNWQGLVKDIKQRKKMTTEEIAKAQVEADKIAHAHWAAKDGVLEFDGKGQSLCTVKDYKDFELYCDWKIKPKGDSGIYLRGTPQVQIWDPADEAQLKNGADKGSGSLWNNQKNDRFPKVKADNPIGEWNTFHIKMVGDKVVIHLNGQLVTDTVLENYWDRSIPCYETGPIELQNHGNTLYFRNIFIKEL